A region of Etheostoma spectabile isolate EspeVRDwgs_2016 unplaced genomic scaffold, UIUC_Espe_1.0 scaffold00018981, whole genome shotgun sequence DNA encodes the following proteins:
- the LOC116683404 gene encoding intestinal mucin-like protein, which yields MKLNTVDGWQNFVPANDKCVQYTCEKINGQLVTKETKSTCPPFNPLDCEPGTETTDSNGCCKRCKLRSICEVQSKQTVITVNDCKSTQLVNMSSCGDTVAAHPYILQQLTG from the exons GTTGGCAAAACTTTGTACCTGCAAATGACAAGTGTGTACAATATACCTGTGAGAAGATCAATGGACAGCTTGTTACCAAGGAAACCAAGAGCACTTGTCCACCCTTTAACCCCTTGGACTGTGAACCC GGCACAGAGACAACTGACTCGAATGGATGCTGCAAAAGAT GCAAGCTGCGAAGCATCTGTGAGGTCCAGAGTAAGCAGACAGTCATCACTGTGAACGACTGTAAGAGCACGCAGCTGGTCAACATGTCTTCCTGCGGGGACACTGTGGCAGCTCATCCAT ATATTCTGCAGCAGCTAACAGGATGA